TATCCAAAAATAAAAACCATCAAGGTGCTGTAGCTCAAATTTCTCCGATAGCATTTGTCGATTTGGAACATTTAATAACACATATAAAAAATGATCATCAATTGCCTTTATTTTTAGTATTGGATCAGATATCCGATGTTAGAAATTTTGGTGCTATCATTAGAACTGCCGAGTGTACGGGAGTAAATGGTATTATCATTCAACAACATGGCAGTGCGCCGGTAAATGCGGAAACTGTTAAAACATCAGCCGGAGCAGTATTTAAAGTTTCCATTTGCAGAGTTAATCATATTAAAGATGCTTTATTTATCCTTCAAGCCGAAGGTATCAAAACCATCGCAGCAGCAGAAAAAGCCAAAGATTCCATATATAGTGTTAACCTTAATCAACCGATAGCTATTGTAATGGGTTCG
This window of the Flavobacteriaceae bacterium genome carries:
- the rlmB gene encoding 23S rRNA (guanosine(2251)-2'-O)-methyltransferase RlmB; the encoded protein is MASNNQTDIFGLRAIIEAIKNGNAINKIYLQKGLRGDLFFELKRLINAHGITVSLVPVEKLNKLSKNKNHQGAVAQISPIAFVDLEHLITHIKNDHQLPLFLVLDQISDVRNFGAIIRTAECTGVNGIIIQQHGSAPVNAETVKTSAGAVFKVSICRVNHIKDALFILQAEGIKTIAAAEKAKDSIYSVNLNQPIAIVMGSEYKGVNPSILKIADYKAKLPLMGSIASLNVSVACGVLLYETLRQRIS